In a genomic window of Streptomyces koelreuteriae:
- a CDS encoding DUF397 domain-containing protein — MREYDLTTAHWRRSSYSDGNGGDCVEVADGIPGTVPVRDSKLADGPVVLVGADAWVEFAHWRKSSYSDGNGGNCVEVADGIPGTVPVRDSKLADSPVVLVGADAWGAFIGHHRRRH; from the coding sequence ATGCGCGAGTACGACCTGACCACCGCACACTGGCGCAGGAGCAGCTACAGCGACGGCAACGGCGGCGACTGCGTCGAGGTCGCCGACGGGATCCCCGGCACCGTCCCTGTCCGCGACAGCAAACTGGCCGACGGCCCTGTGGTCCTGGTCGGGGCCGACGCCTGGGTGGAGTTCGCCCACTGGCGCAAGAGCAGCTACAGCGACGGCAATGGCGGCAACTGCGTCGAGGTCGCCGACGGAATCCCCGGCACGGTCCCCGTCCGAGACAGCAAACTGGCCGACAGCCCTGTAGTCCTGGTCGGGGCCGATGCCTGGGGCGCGTTCATAGGTCACCACCGCCGCCGCCACTGA
- a CDS encoding Fur family transcriptional regulator: MTTAGPSVKGRATRQRAAVSAALEEVDEFRSAQDLHDMLKHKGDSVGLTTVYRTLQSLADAGEVDVLRTADGESVYRRCSTDDHHHHLVCRGCGKAVEVEGPAVEKWAEAVAAEHGYVNVAHTVEIFGTCAECAAADR; the protein is encoded by the coding sequence GTGACGACCGCTGGACCGTCCGTGAAGGGCCGCGCCACCCGGCAGCGGGCCGCCGTGTCGGCGGCCCTGGAAGAGGTCGACGAGTTCCGCAGTGCGCAGGACCTGCACGACATGCTCAAGCACAAGGGCGACTCGGTCGGGCTCACCACGGTCTACCGCACGCTGCAGTCCCTTGCCGATGCCGGTGAGGTCGATGTCCTGCGTACGGCGGACGGCGAGTCCGTTTACCGGCGTTGTTCCACGGATGACCATCACCATCACCTTGTGTGCCGGGGGTGTGGCAAGGCGGTCGAGGTGGAGGGGCCTGCCGTGGAGAAGTGGGCGGAGGCCGTCGCCGCGGAGCATGGCTACGTGAACGTGGCTCATACGGTGGAGATTTTTGGGACCTGTGCGGAGTGTGCGGCTGCTGACCGGTGA
- a CDS encoding helix-turn-helix domain-containing protein: protein MANGSRQAAWEFFGTELKRRREDAGITQAELGLRVFVSGGYIGQFEQAIRKPQLDVAQRIDGVLQTDGIFERLCRKLIDDKRYAEYFARVAELEAQATKICEFAPALVPGLLQTPAYARAVTLAMNPFAPDESIDEKVSGRMERAQILKDATRPVYWAILHENVLRIPVGGPAVMAEQLEHVVALARERTVMVQVLPYTAGAYSVMTGSLKLMEFEDAPPTAYTEAVYSGNLLDDPAVVKRAQSAYDLLRAAALSPEASLDLVESAAEDFRRCASTT, encoded by the coding sequence ATGGCCAACGGTTCTCGGCAGGCGGCGTGGGAGTTCTTCGGCACGGAGCTCAAGCGACGGAGGGAGGACGCGGGCATCACCCAGGCGGAGCTGGGGCTACGGGTTTTCGTCTCCGGCGGATACATCGGCCAGTTCGAACAGGCCATTCGCAAGCCACAGTTGGATGTGGCCCAGCGGATCGACGGGGTGCTGCAAACCGACGGTATTTTCGAGCGGTTGTGCAGGAAGCTGATTGACGATAAGCGGTATGCGGAATATTTCGCGAGGGTGGCGGAGCTGGAGGCGCAAGCTACGAAGATCTGCGAGTTCGCGCCCGCGCTGGTGCCGGGACTGCTGCAAACACCGGCCTACGCAAGGGCGGTCACGCTGGCGATGAACCCCTTCGCGCCGGACGAGTCCATCGACGAGAAGGTGTCGGGCCGAATGGAACGCGCGCAGATCCTCAAGGACGCTACACGCCCCGTGTATTGGGCAATCCTCCATGAGAACGTGCTGCGCATCCCGGTCGGCGGACCGGCCGTCATGGCGGAACAGCTGGAGCACGTGGTGGCACTGGCGCGAGAGCGGACGGTGATGGTGCAGGTGCTGCCGTACACGGCTGGGGCGTACTCCGTGATGACCGGGTCGCTGAAGCTCATGGAGTTCGAGGACGCACCGCCGACGGCCTATACAGAAGCCGTGTATTCGGGGAACCTGCTGGACGATCCGGCCGTGGTGAAGCGCGCACAGTCGGCATACGATCTGCTCAGGGCCGCTGCGCTGTCGCCTGAGGCGTCCCTGGACCTGGTCGAATCGGCGGCGGAGGACTTCAGACGATGCGCGAGTACGACCTGA
- a CDS encoding histidine-type phosphatase has translation MRRLTPALALGLATFVVAPSAAQATDHRPARATVRDSFGTKASYVPQQSARTYQRPPTGFTPVFTENVSRHGSRAATDSEDGDLILALWDKARSEGQLTRAGREFGPKVRALLDAMSKVGYGNLSGRGKQEIAGTAVRMEQRLPGLFRQIAKNGEKIDVVSSGQGRAVDSGNLFAATLGTTDPALKPLIGPARADENLLYFHKAAGGAAYRDYIDNDQRLADTLDKLTDQPKTHRAARSVLRGLFTPAFVQGVSDEVQAAQAVYNLYAIAPAMSEESPGGKGWGMERYLSRGDAAWFGYLSDVEDFYEKGPGFADSDITYKMADVLLDDFFKQVEAKRAGTSDLGAELRFTHAEEIIPLAALMKLPGSTAGVTAQKPYTYPDNPWRGASVAPMASNIQWDVFHKGNTYLVRMLYNEKETAFKAGCRPVAKGSKFYDLKELERCFNRS, from the coding sequence ATGAGACGTCTCACCCCCGCGCTGGCCCTCGGCCTCGCGACCTTCGTGGTGGCTCCGTCGGCCGCCCAGGCGACGGACCACCGCCCGGCCCGAGCCACCGTCCGCGACAGCTTCGGCACCAAGGCCTCTTACGTCCCCCAGCAGAGCGCCCGCACCTACCAGCGGCCCCCGACCGGATTCACGCCCGTCTTCACCGAGAACGTCTCCCGGCACGGCTCCCGTGCCGCCACCGACAGCGAGGACGGCGACCTGATCCTCGCCCTGTGGGACAAGGCGCGGAGCGAGGGGCAGCTCACACGCGCCGGGCGGGAGTTCGGGCCCAAGGTGCGGGCGCTGCTCGACGCCATGTCCAAGGTCGGCTACGGCAATCTCAGCGGGCGCGGCAAGCAGGAGATCGCGGGCACGGCCGTACGCATGGAGCAGCGGCTGCCCGGGCTGTTCCGGCAGATCGCCAAGAACGGCGAGAAGATCGACGTCGTCAGCTCCGGGCAGGGCCGGGCCGTCGACAGCGGCAACCTGTTCGCGGCGACCCTCGGGACCACCGACCCGGCGCTGAAGCCCCTGATCGGCCCGGCCCGCGCCGACGAGAACCTGCTGTACTTCCACAAGGCCGCCGGGGGTGCCGCCTACCGTGACTACATCGACAACGACCAGCGCCTCGCGGACACCCTCGACAAGCTCACCGACCAGCCGAAGACCCACCGGGCCGCCCGCAGCGTCCTGCGCGGGCTCTTCACCCCGGCGTTCGTCCAGGGAGTCTCCGACGAGGTCCAGGCGGCACAGGCCGTCTACAACCTCTACGCCATCGCCCCGGCCATGAGCGAGGAGAGCCCCGGCGGCAAGGGCTGGGGCATGGAGCGGTACCTCTCACGCGGCGACGCCGCCTGGTTCGGATACCTCAGCGACGTCGAGGACTTCTACGAGAAGGGCCCCGGCTTCGCCGACAGCGACATCACGTACAAGATGGCCGACGTCCTCCTCGACGACTTCTTCAAGCAGGTCGAGGCCAAGCGCGCCGGCACCAGCGACCTGGGCGCGGAACTCCGCTTCACCCACGCCGAGGAGATCATCCCCTTGGCCGCCCTGATGAAGCTCCCGGGCAGCACGGCCGGGGTGACGGCCCAGAAGCCCTACACCTACCCCGACAACCCCTGGCGCGGCGCCTCGGTAGCCCCCATGGCCTCCAACATCCAGTGGGACGTCTTCCACAAGGGCAACACGTACCTGGTCCGCATGCTCTACAACGAGAAGGAGACGGCTTTCAAGGCAGGTTGCCGACCAGTTGCCAAGGGCAGCAAGTTCTACGACCTCAAGGAACTGGAGCGCTGCTTCAACCGAAGCTGA
- a CDS encoding VOC family protein, with protein MEWTLEVITVPVADVDRAKAFYVDRCGFRAEIDASFFEGVGRFVQLTPPGSRCSVVLESGMPDAPGQPPMAPGSLRGLQLCVTDIEKARAELVGRGVDVSPVLHVSASGWAEGRGEEGWNSFLFFQDPDGNGWAVQEAPAPLAQR; from the coding sequence ATGGAATGGACCCTTGAGGTGATCACCGTTCCGGTCGCCGACGTGGACCGGGCCAAGGCCTTCTACGTGGACCGATGCGGTTTCCGCGCCGAGATCGACGCGTCGTTCTTCGAGGGCGTGGGCCGCTTCGTCCAGCTCACGCCCCCCGGCTCCCGCTGCTCCGTCGTGCTGGAGTCCGGCATGCCGGACGCACCGGGGCAGCCGCCCATGGCCCCGGGGTCGCTGCGGGGCCTCCAGCTCTGCGTCACGGACATCGAGAAGGCCAGGGCGGAGCTGGTGGGACGCGGGGTGGACGTATCACCGGTCCTGCACGTGAGCGCGTCCGGCTGGGCGGAGGGCCGGGGCGAGGAGGGCTGGAACTCCTTCCTCTTCTTCCAGGACCCCGACGGCAACGGCTGGGCCGTCCAGGAGGCCCCGGCACCCCTCGCCCAGCGCTGA
- a CDS encoding isoprenyl transferase: MAVRGILGRQRREYRTPEQHPSGARPPKLGELVPKHVAIVMDGNGRWAKDRGLPRTEGHKVGAERVLDVLQGAIEMGVGAISLYAFSTENWKRSPDEVRFLMNFNRDFIRKTRDQLDELGIRVRWVGRMPKLWRSVAKELQIAQEQTKNNDKLTLYFCMNYGGRAEIADAAQALAEDVKSGKLDPSKVNEKTFSKYMYYPDMPDVDLFLRPSGEQRTSNYLIWQSAYAEMVFQDVLWPDFDRRDLWRACLEFASRDRRFGGAIPNEELLAMEGKQE; encoded by the coding sequence ATGGCCGTACGCGGGATCCTGGGGCGGCAGCGCCGGGAGTACAGGACGCCGGAGCAGCACCCCTCCGGCGCACGGCCGCCGAAGCTCGGAGAGCTCGTACCGAAGCATGTGGCGATCGTCATGGACGGCAACGGCCGCTGGGCCAAGGACCGGGGCCTGCCGCGTACCGAGGGTCACAAGGTCGGCGCGGAGCGGGTGCTCGACGTGCTCCAGGGCGCCATCGAGATGGGCGTCGGCGCGATCTCCCTGTACGCCTTCTCCACCGAGAACTGGAAGCGGTCCCCGGACGAGGTGCGCTTCCTGATGAACTTCAACCGCGACTTCATCCGCAAGACCCGCGACCAGCTCGACGAGCTGGGCATCCGGGTGCGCTGGGTGGGCCGGATGCCGAAGCTGTGGCGTTCCGTGGCCAAGGAGCTGCAGATCGCCCAGGAGCAGACCAAGAACAACGACAAGCTGACGCTGTACTTCTGCATGAACTACGGCGGCCGGGCCGAGATCGCCGACGCCGCGCAGGCGCTCGCCGAGGACGTGAAGAGCGGGAAGCTCGACCCGTCCAAGGTCAACGAGAAGACCTTCTCGAAGTACATGTACTACCCGGACATGCCGGACGTGGACCTGTTCCTGCGCCCCAGCGGTGAGCAGCGCACCTCCAACTATCTGATCTGGCAGAGCGCCTACGCCGAGATGGTCTTCCAGGACGTGCTGTGGCCGGACTTCGACCGGCGCGACCTGTGGCGGGCGTGCCTGGAGTTCGCCTCCCGCGACCGGCGCTTCGGCGGGGCCATCCCGAACGAGGAGCTGCTGGCCATGGAGGGCAAGCAGGAGTAG
- a CDS encoding lipase family protein, producing the protein MARIVCVHGVGKQQAGEQTLLGQWVPALRDGLTRAGGRARVADTEVAMAFYGDLFLPPGQRLDGDEPHLGWWDVSPGWETELLMQWWSHAAAAEPQIVAPDAQNLLSGTSRTVQAALLALSQSRFFAGLAEKALISDLKQTHRYLTDLELRTRARDRVRALIGPDTSVVVAHSLGSVVAYEALCAQAGHSVRSFVTLGSPLGIRNLIFDRMDPVPVSGIGAWPGPFSTTWTNVADARDVVALVKDLRPCFGPRIVCHLVANGSQAHDATHYLTKEVTGAALAIGLG; encoded by the coding sequence ATGGCGCGCATCGTCTGCGTGCACGGAGTGGGGAAACAGCAGGCCGGCGAACAGACCTTGCTGGGCCAGTGGGTTCCGGCGCTGCGCGACGGACTGACCCGGGCCGGTGGGAGGGCCCGCGTCGCGGACACGGAGGTGGCGATGGCCTTCTACGGAGACCTTTTCCTGCCGCCCGGGCAACGGCTGGACGGGGACGAGCCCCACCTGGGCTGGTGGGACGTGTCCCCGGGCTGGGAGACGGAGCTCCTGATGCAGTGGTGGAGCCATGCCGCGGCGGCCGAACCACAGATCGTCGCTCCGGACGCCCAGAACCTCTTGTCCGGCACAAGCCGCACCGTGCAGGCCGCGCTGCTCGCCCTGTCTCAGTCCAGGTTCTTCGCCGGACTCGCCGAGAAGGCCCTGATCTCCGACCTGAAGCAGACTCACCGCTACCTCACCGATCTCGAACTGCGCACCCGCGCGCGGGATCGCGTACGAGCGCTCATCGGCCCCGACACCAGTGTCGTCGTGGCGCATTCCCTCGGCAGTGTCGTGGCCTACGAGGCGCTGTGCGCGCAGGCGGGGCACTCGGTCCGGTCCTTTGTCACCCTGGGTTCGCCGCTCGGCATACGCAATCTGATATTCGACCGCATGGATCCCGTGCCCGTGAGCGGCATCGGGGCGTGGCCAGGGCCCTTCTCGACGACCTGGACGAACGTCGCCGACGCGCGGGATGTCGTCGCGCTCGTGAAGGATCTCCGGCCGTGCTTCGGCCCGCGCATCGTCTGCCACCTCGTCGCCAACGGGTCCCAGGCTCACGACGCTACCCACTACCTCACGAAAGAGGTCACAGGAGCCGCACTCGCCATCGGGCTCGGCTGA
- a CDS encoding alpha/beta hydrolase, whose product MKQLKRNASLLAASAVLLGLTVSLPASAATSAGGREPLKWTKCDGPDLDPRQQCATVAVPMDYADPDGPRIQIAVSRIPSEKPSARRGALLLIPGGPGGVSLDDPSGKGQKLPQSVRDVYDLIGFAPRGMAPSSSTACGLESKDLALAKLPWPAPDGSVTEAMTTARRIADACARNGGELIRHLSTANDARDLDRVRAALGESRISAWGDSYGTYVGSVYSQLFPHRTDRIVLDSNNNPDPTRVGRAWLAAFETGVEDNFPEFAKWASRPGNPYRLARTTADVRPLFLRLAERLDRAPLPWPGADPAELNGNVLRQTMLSSLYDPDDYPALAKMILAARKGTVPPVPEAPDEAMMQNAAAVGAGILCNNVAWPKTAAQYQKGVDESRAAFPLTAGMPRGPMLCAGWPYAPREPAVRITDRGPSNILLVQNERDVASPLSGARELRRAFGDRAVMVTVNSTGHGAYLANGNACGDRTVSRFLATGERPDRDIYCA is encoded by the coding sequence ATGAAGCAGCTCAAGCGCAACGCCTCACTGCTCGCGGCCTCTGCCGTCCTGCTCGGACTCACCGTCTCACTGCCCGCGTCCGCCGCCACCAGCGCCGGCGGCCGCGAGCCCCTCAAGTGGACCAAGTGCGACGGCCCCGACCTCGACCCCCGTCAGCAGTGCGCCACCGTCGCCGTACCCATGGACTACGCCGACCCCGACGGACCGAGAATCCAGATCGCCGTCTCCCGTATCCCCAGTGAGAAACCCTCCGCTCGCCGTGGCGCACTGTTACTCATCCCCGGCGGGCCCGGTGGAGTCAGTCTCGATGATCCGTCGGGCAAGGGGCAGAAGCTGCCGCAAAGCGTGCGGGACGTCTACGACCTGATCGGGTTCGCGCCTCGCGGGATGGCGCCGTCCAGTAGCACCGCGTGTGGGCTCGAGAGCAAGGACCTGGCCCTCGCCAAGCTGCCCTGGCCCGCCCCGGACGGCTCTGTCACCGAGGCCATGACCACCGCCCGGCGTATCGCCGACGCGTGTGCCCGTAACGGCGGTGAGCTGATACGGCACCTCAGCACCGCCAACGATGCCCGCGACCTCGACCGGGTCCGGGCCGCGCTGGGCGAGAGCCGGATCTCCGCGTGGGGCGACTCGTACGGCACGTACGTCGGCTCCGTCTACAGCCAGCTGTTCCCGCACCGCACCGACCGCATCGTGCTGGACAGCAACAACAACCCCGACCCCACCCGGGTCGGACGCGCCTGGCTCGCCGCGTTCGAGACCGGTGTGGAGGACAACTTCCCGGAGTTCGCCAAGTGGGCGTCCCGGCCCGGGAATCCGTACCGGTTGGCCCGCACGACCGCCGACGTACGGCCCCTCTTCCTGCGCCTCGCCGAACGGCTCGACCGCGCGCCCCTCCCCTGGCCCGGCGCCGACCCGGCGGAGCTGAACGGCAACGTCCTGCGCCAGACCATGCTGAGCAGCCTGTACGACCCCGACGACTACCCCGCGCTGGCGAAGATGATCCTCGCCGCCCGCAAGGGCACCGTGCCGCCCGTGCCCGAGGCCCCGGACGAGGCGATGATGCAGAACGCGGCCGCGGTCGGCGCCGGGATCCTCTGCAACAACGTCGCGTGGCCCAAGACCGCCGCCCAGTACCAGAAGGGCGTCGACGAAAGCCGTGCCGCGTTCCCGCTGACGGCGGGCATGCCGCGCGGCCCGATGCTGTGTGCCGGCTGGCCGTACGCGCCGCGGGAGCCCGCGGTCCGGATCACCGACCGCGGGCCGTCCAACATCCTGCTGGTCCAGAACGAGCGGGACGTCGCCAGTCCGCTGAGCGGGGCCCGTGAGCTGCGGCGTGCCTTCGGCGACCGGGCCGTCATGGTGACGGTGAACTCCACGGGCCACGGCGCCTACCTCGCCAACGGCAACGCCTGCGGCGACCGGACCGTCTCCCGGTTCCTGGCTACGGGCGAGCGCCCGGACCGGGACATCTACTGCGCCTAG
- a CDS encoding abortive phage infection protein, whose amino-acid sequence MEETKGIKQAQGISRARFLAGAAAVGVAGAVGPAGQGLAAEAGHGGRGLRRHGVVYTVGAGETPGTAWSARRMRADVRAIRDDLHADTIDVTGDGVERLTATAAEAAERGLHIWLQPTLGDAPQRDILEHLAETGRFAERLRRQGASVDLSVGCEFWLFVPGILPGETVLERIRHLQNGTVDWPRALRRLAEFTAKAAKVGRSVFHGNLSYAAAQSIDDPDWGLFDIVGIDYYSYFEKRSDHVRELKRYLRWGKPLAITEFGTCAYAGAPETGGMGWDIVDYDKEPPEIKGDPVRSERVQADYVGELLDVFDSMGLYAAMTFEFLSPDAPHRPDEPRLDLDIATYAITKVIQDRPGDPASGWHWEPKEAFHAVARRYARRARSSSPGHHG is encoded by the coding sequence ATGGAAGAGACCAAGGGGATCAAGCAGGCACAGGGGATCAGCCGGGCCCGGTTCCTGGCCGGGGCGGCTGCGGTGGGGGTCGCCGGAGCGGTGGGCCCGGCCGGGCAGGGCCTGGCGGCGGAAGCCGGGCATGGAGGCCGGGGGCTGCGCCGGCACGGCGTGGTCTACACGGTCGGGGCGGGGGAGACCCCGGGCACCGCGTGGAGTGCGCGGCGGATGCGGGCGGATGTGCGCGCCATCCGGGACGACCTGCACGCCGACACCATCGACGTCACGGGGGACGGCGTCGAACGGCTCACCGCCACCGCCGCCGAGGCCGCCGAACGAGGGCTGCACATCTGGCTGCAGCCGACCCTCGGCGACGCCCCGCAGCGGGACATCCTGGAACACCTCGCCGAGACCGGCCGGTTCGCGGAGCGGCTGCGACGGCAGGGCGCGAGCGTCGACCTCAGCGTCGGCTGCGAGTTCTGGCTGTTCGTCCCCGGCATCCTGCCGGGCGAGACGGTCCTGGAACGCATCAGGCACCTCCAGAACGGCACGGTCGACTGGCCGCGGGCGCTGCGCCGCCTCGCCGAGTTCACCGCGAAGGCCGCCAAGGTCGGCCGCTCCGTCTTCCACGGCAACCTCAGCTACGCCGCCGCCCAGAGCATCGACGACCCGGACTGGGGCCTCTTCGACATCGTCGGCATCGACTACTACTCGTACTTCGAGAAGCGGTCCGACCACGTCCGGGAGCTGAAGCGCTACCTGCGCTGGGGCAAGCCGCTCGCCATCACCGAGTTCGGCACATGCGCGTACGCCGGCGCCCCCGAGACGGGCGGCATGGGCTGGGACATCGTCGACTACGACAAGGAGCCGCCGGAGATCAAGGGGGACCCGGTACGCAGCGAGCGCGTCCAGGCGGACTACGTGGGCGAGCTGCTGGACGTCTTCGACTCGATGGGCCTGTACGCGGCGATGACCTTCGAGTTCCTCAGCCCCGACGCCCCGCACCGCCCGGACGAGCCCCGGCTCGACCTCGACATCGCGACGTACGCCATCACCAAGGTGATCCAGGACCGTCCCGGCGACCCCGCCTCCGGCTGGCACTGGGAGCCCAAGGAGGCGTTCCACGCGGTGGCCCGCCGCTACGCCCGACGGGCGCGGTCCTCGTCGCCGGGGCACCATGGCTGA
- the recO gene encoding DNA repair protein RecO — protein MSLFRDDGIVLRTQKLGEADRIITLLTRGHGRVRAVARGVRRTKSKFGARLEPFSHVDVQFFAKGSELIGRGLPLCTQSETIAPYGGGIVTDYARYTAGTVMLETAERFTDHEGEPAVQQYLLLVGGLRTLARGEHAPHLVLDAFLLRSLAVNGYAPSFTDCAKCGMPGPNRFFSVASGGSVCVDCRVPGSVVPSPQALELLAALLTGDWETADACEARYVREGSGLVSAYLHWHMERGLRSLRYVEK, from the coding sequence ATGAGCCTGTTCCGCGACGACGGCATCGTGCTGCGCACCCAGAAGCTGGGTGAGGCGGACCGGATCATCACGCTGCTCACACGCGGTCACGGACGGGTACGGGCCGTGGCGCGGGGCGTGCGCCGGACGAAGTCGAAGTTCGGTGCGCGCCTCGAACCCTTCTCGCACGTCGACGTGCAGTTCTTCGCGAAGGGGAGCGAGCTGATCGGGCGCGGGCTCCCGTTGTGTACGCAGAGTGAGACCATCGCGCCGTACGGCGGCGGGATCGTCACCGACTACGCGCGGTACACGGCCGGGACGGTCATGCTGGAGACGGCGGAGCGGTTCACCGATCATGAGGGCGAGCCGGCCGTGCAGCAGTATCTGCTGCTCGTCGGCGGGCTGCGGACCCTCGCCCGGGGAGAGCACGCCCCGCACCTCGTGCTCGACGCCTTCCTGCTGCGCTCCCTCGCCGTCAACGGCTACGCCCCGAGCTTCACGGACTGCGCGAAGTGCGGAATGCCCGGGCCCAACCGGTTCTTCTCGGTCGCCTCGGGCGGTTCCGTCTGCGTGGACTGCCGGGTGCCCGGCAGCGTCGTACCCTCGCCTCAGGCCCTCGAACTCCTCGCCGCGCTGCTTACGGGAGACTGGGAGACCGCGGACGCGTGCGAGGCGCGGTACGTCCGCGAGGGCAGCGGGCTGGTGTCCGCGTATCTGCACTGGCACATGGAACGCGGGCTGCGTTCCCTGCGGTACGTGGAGAAGTAG
- a CDS encoding GNAT family N-acetyltransferase — protein sequence MRPAAPTDVEPIAELRAIVMRPDLERLGRYDEHRVRQRLRDGFAPQHTSVIEADGTFAGSVTLRPAEDGTWLEHFYLDPGLQGRGLGTAVLRTLLARTDTAAEPVRLNVLQGSPARRLYERHGFTVETQDPIDVFMLRLPT from the coding sequence CTGCGCCCCGCCGCACCAACGGACGTCGAACCGATCGCGGAACTGCGGGCGATCGTGATGCGCCCGGACCTGGAACGGCTGGGCCGCTACGACGAACACCGGGTCAGGCAGCGGCTGCGCGACGGCTTCGCCCCGCAGCACACCTCGGTCATAGAGGCCGACGGCACGTTCGCGGGCAGCGTCACACTGCGCCCGGCCGAGGACGGCACCTGGCTGGAGCACTTCTACCTCGATCCCGGCCTCCAGGGCCGGGGCCTGGGTACGGCAGTCCTCCGAACCCTGCTGGCCCGAACCGACACCGCCGCCGAACCCGTACGCCTGAACGTCCTCCAGGGCAGCCCGGCCCGCCGCCTCTACGAACGCCACGGCTTCACGGTCGAGACCCAGGACCCGATCGACGTCTTCATGCTCCGCCTCCCCACGTGA
- a CDS encoding MFS transporter: MGSTAVSAPPQTSKRAGAFVAASLALFCIQLDFFALNLAIPGISAELDTTVSAAQWTLSAYMLAVGCLFIVGGRLGDLLGRRPILLIGIGLFAAASVGCALAPTLSVLVVCRVVQGAGAALIFPVSVSVISNAFPEETRARALGAVFGIANVGTALGPFVGGGFTDGPGWRWIFWLLAPLSALSLLIALWCVPDSRDESAPRQIDLPGCAAVVISLAALTLAVERGSAWGWDHARTLALLGLAVVAGALFVLRERACRHPLVDFRLFRNISFDLVTVMGSVANMGYAVTVFLATLQLQQVRGLSAILSGTVFLAPAVMVACAGPIGAWLSTRMRPTSVMALAGTIAGTGMIGLSWVWSWWFYLPVFTWCALGLGLGWTFASVATQQVVSPARAGEASGVVLTALVTMGAIGLAAVAAAITSLTPETGPERAYDLLLRIGGAVILVAAALSLLVRRRLGARGLAPSA, translated from the coding sequence ATGGGTTCGACGGCCGTCAGCGCACCCCCGCAGACCTCGAAGCGGGCCGGGGCCTTCGTCGCGGCCTCGCTAGCCCTGTTCTGCATCCAGCTGGACTTCTTCGCGCTCAATCTGGCCATCCCCGGCATCTCCGCCGAGCTGGACACGACGGTCTCCGCGGCCCAGTGGACGCTGTCCGCCTACATGCTCGCCGTCGGCTGTCTCTTCATCGTCGGCGGGCGGCTCGGCGATCTGCTCGGGCGCCGTCCGATCCTGCTGATCGGGATCGGCCTGTTCGCCGCCGCCTCCGTGGGCTGTGCTCTCGCGCCCACCCTGAGCGTCCTCGTCGTGTGCCGGGTGGTGCAGGGCGCGGGCGCGGCGCTGATCTTCCCCGTGTCGGTCTCCGTGATCAGCAACGCCTTTCCCGAGGAGACCCGGGCCCGGGCGCTCGGCGCGGTGTTCGGCATCGCCAACGTCGGCACCGCCCTCGGGCCGTTCGTGGGCGGTGGCTTCACCGACGGTCCCGGCTGGCGCTGGATCTTCTGGCTGCTGGCTCCGCTCAGCGCCCTCTCCCTGCTGATCGCCCTGTGGTGCGTCCCCGACTCCCGGGACGAGAGCGCCCCGCGCCAGATCGACCTGCCCGGCTGTGCGGCCGTGGTGATCAGCCTGGCCGCCCTGACCCTCGCCGTGGAGCGGGGCAGTGCCTGGGGCTGGGACCACGCGCGCACCCTCGCCCTGCTCGGCCTCGCGGTGGTGGCCGGGGCGCTCTTCGTCCTGCGGGAGCGGGCCTGCCGGCATCCGCTGGTCGACTTCCGGCTCTTCCGCAACATCTCCTTCGACCTCGTCACCGTGATGGGGTCGGTGGCCAACATGGGCTACGCCGTCACCGTGTTCCTCGCCACCCTCCAGTTGCAGCAGGTGCGAGGCCTGTCCGCGATCCTGTCCGGCACGGTGTTCCTCGCCCCGGCCGTGATGGTCGCCTGCGCCGGGCCCATCGGCGCCTGGCTCTCCACCCGGATGCGCCCCACCAGCGTCATGGCCCTGGCCGGGACCATCGCGGGCACCGGCATGATCGGGCTGAGCTGGGTCTGGTCCTGGTGGTTCTACCTGCCCGTCTTCACCTGGTGCGCGCTCGGACTCGGCCTCGGCTGGACCTTCGCCAGCGTGGCCACCCAGCAGGTCGTCTCGCCCGCCCGCGCCGGCGAGGCCTCCGGTGTCGTCCTCACGGCCCTCGTCACCATGGGCGCCATCGGCCTGGCCGCCGTGGCCGCGGCGATCACCTCCCTCACCCCGGAGACCGGCCCGGAGCGCGCCTACGACCTTCTCCTGCGCATCGGCGGCGCCGTCATCCTCGTCGCCGCGGCGCTGTCGCTTCTCGTCCGGCGCAGGCTCGGCGCCCGCGGCCTGGCCCCGTCCGCCTGA